One Catharus ustulatus isolate bCatUst1 chromosome 16, bCatUst1.pri.v2, whole genome shotgun sequence genomic window, GTGACAGGAGGAATGTGGCAGGCTTTTAAAGAACTAATGTGATTTAATCAGATAAGTCACAAATTCTACTGGAAAGAGCAGAGCAAATATCTCCATGACAGTCTTGAAAATCACAGCTCAGAACAGGTCTTCCCACCATGTCAGGGACTGAATGCCTTAGGTGTGAAGTTCCCTTTCAACTCCTACAAATCAGATTCTGATTCCCTCATGCAATAAGATAAACTTTAATTACCAAGTTTATCCCAACCTCTGACAGCAGACTGCACTCCTGAGGTAACTTTCAGCCACTGGACCATTACCATACAACTTTTTTGTAAACAGATTCTCTCTTTTTGAAGGTGTGACTGCCTTTCCTTATTTCCAGATAAAAAGATACTATAATGCCCTGGATCATCTGGTTTAAAGCTTTTACTTCCTCTAAGCCCAGCACATCAGTCATaaatttcactgaaatcttCACCTCAAACTTCAGGACAGGCCCCTCAGTGTTTATTTTCAAGCTGATGGCCTCTGCCACCACCATGCCCAGACGCCGTAGCTGTGTCAGACTGCTGTCTAAATGGCATTTCACACCCTCCATCATGCTTGTCAGAAGCTCTGAAACAAACAACCAGCAAACAGCGCATGTCTGAAATTCTGAAACAGTGTCAGAAACAAACACCCATCTTCATGTGTTTTCCTGAGGGCAGCTTTACCCACTCACCACCCAATAATGGATAGAAGGGGTCCTTGAACTGTGgcttccctccctgcagtgccagtgctgccctccagcaccagcacagcaaaccTACACCCTTCCACAGGGTACAAAGACAACAAAGTGTTACAATATAGTaaaaatttgcaatattttggttttcactgaaacaaaaaaggaTGGCAAATCAATCCTTAGATTGGTTTTAGAGCACTACAGAGACACTTAAATAAATATCATGTTTTGAGGACATTACAAGTTCTGAGCAGTTCAACAACCACATAGATACAGGTATTTGCCTAACTTTGGATATGTTCAAACAGGCAGATAACACAAATATTTCTCAGCCTTCAGAGAATACAGTTTACCAGCTTCACCAGGCAGGTTTACTGCTGTTTGACTGACCTCCTCCATCTCAGAAAGCTTATCTTTTCAACAGCTGTCATACAAAAAACTGGTAATAAAACTACAGAACTGGTAATACCAGGTCATTTATTCACTTAAAGAATAATTCTAGAATTCTAGAATGAAACAGATGAGCAAGTCTTGAAATGAACCTTCACACCCCCAAAAGTCACACACAGTGAATTAATTCTAGACAttgtgcagattttttttattgcaacagaaaaagagatgttAGGCCAGGACCCCTGTGTGCTATGCACTGTGTGAGCATAGAATCGGAGGTCCATGCCAGTGACTAACCTGCTCACTTCACAGTGAGGAATGCCCATGGACTGTCAGACACCAAGCTAACAGCTTTTTACCCCCAGATACCTTCCCTGCCTCTCTGGAGCTGCATGCATGCTATAAGGTTAAGCCTATAAATTACAAATCACACCATTCCTCTCAGAAGTGCCAGACTCAGTCCTTGTTTTCCTGTGACAAAACTTCAGGGTTTTTAAACCACTGCTCACATAAGAACCTTAAAGCAAAGACATGTCTTCTTCAATTCCATAACCTACAGTTATGAACTTGGAATTCTATCACATAAATGCTAAAGAGGATTCCAGCAGGCTACCCCATTTGCCAAGGTGAAAGTAGGACAATTCTCCTTATCCACAGATCAAAACAAGGTATTTTTCTACTCACAGTAAGACAGTCTGCTAAACAAATCTAAGCCCTACTTCTCACATAGCCTCACCTTGTCTGCAGCTCTCAATTTCATGCTCCTTCAGGTGGGAGAGGCAGATGAGGATGGCCTTGCTAATgtacagctgctgctcagctggggagtgtttcacagcactgctgctgctccaggtctCCAATAGCTCCTGCAGCACCTAAATCAGAGAACTCTGGTTGATCTGAAATGAATCTTTTCTATAcagaggtacagtaatttcacgaatacaagccgcaccaatttgaccaaaattttggtggaaacccggaagtgcggccaatattctggggcagctaatatatgaacaatattctaaaagctgccaacacggaagtgagagcccgcggcagccccaagccaagctggagcccggccggccccggtagaggtgggaaagcctggcagaggcggggccagcagtgtggggggcgggcggcagagcctgggccagcagggcggggcagggggggtggcagagcccgggccagcagggcgggggagcctgggagaactggggctagcagtgcaggggagcatggcagaagcaggaagcccggcgggtggggctgcctggcagcgggggaagcccaggagaatcggggccagcaggtgggggagcccagcggtgcgggggcctgcagtgccagccagggcgagcaaacgtggtggtggtgcagacgggagggggcggccggcgagcctggcggctGCCGCCCCACCggcagggtgagcaaacgcggtGCGGGGTGGCCGGCaagcccggcggtggcggcagccctgccggcctggcgagcaaacgcggcagcggggcggtgctgacgggagagggaGGCCAGCAAGcctggcagtggcggcagccctgccagcctggcgAGCAAACGCGACAgcggggtggtgctgacgggagaggggggccagcaagcccggcagtggcggcagccctgccggccgggcgagcaaatGCAGCGTGGGGCGACcagcgtgcctggcagcggcagcggcagttgccccgccggcagggcgagcaaacgcggcagcggggcagtgctgacgggagaggggggccagcaagcccggtggcggcagccctgccggccgagcgagcaaacgcggcgcggggcggccggcgtgcctggcagcggcggcggcacctgccccgccggcagggcgagcgaacgcggcagcggggcggtgctgacgggagaggggggccagcgagcccggcggcggcggcagcaccacctggccagccccgccgagccgtggcgctgagctgggccacccagccccgttggcaaccatgagcaggccgagcctgcctggccccgccccgagccagtaaaccccgctatgccgcgatcctgttactaattggccaatttgtgaaagctgcgcacggattctcgctacgaacgaaagtgcggctaatattcgggatgcggcttatttattgacaaagacagcaacattgtcgatgcaccggaagtgcggcttatactccgtgcggcttgtattcgtgaaactactgtaatttttgaaGCACATTTTTACTCCCCCCTACaaagagagtaaaaaaaatacagattttgtaTTTCAGGGTCCAAAAAGTACTGTGTTTGACCACCCAAGAACTGCACTTTCATTTAAGATACTGTTAAATATaatgggtttttaaatttaaaagtgatGTTTATTTCCCTTAATAAATATTATATGCAAAGAAATATGTACTATTAAAAACAGCATAATATAAGGGTTTATCTGTGTTTAGTCCAATTTTAGATAACTGACAGTACTTCTAGATCATTTTAGGACATGTaagtaatggaaaaaataataatttgacaAAATGGTAGGGATTTCCAGATATACAGATTTCACAGAAGTTTCATCTTCTGACTTGGAGAGGCAAAATATCTGCCATCCCCACTGAGGAAAATGTGCATGAGAGAGATTCTGAAACATCAGCAATTTGGTAAACAGGCAACTGTCCATCAACTTGATCCCTTGTTGCCATGTGCCCAGCCACATAAACAGGGTGACTGAGGAAGCTGAGAAGGACAGAGGATATGGGACAACTGTCAGATCCCAAGCCTCACTAGTTTTGCTACTTGGAAGACAATTTACCAGGTAAAATGAAATCACAGTTCACTTGGGATATGGCTGGGCTTCCCTCATTCCCATGAAAGCAAACAAAGTCTGAGAGAAGCACCAAAATTGTCCACCCccagacacacagagagcacactGTTTCCAATGAGACACCTCAGTGAACCTTACTCTGAGCAATAAGGTGCGCCGGAGGCTGTCCAGGGACAGGTAGCCAAGGAGGTTCTGCAGCACTGTCGTCTGCAAGGAAAACCACAACTTCTGCTTCAACTGGACATAAAGCTGTCATCCAGCAATGACAAGTGTCTGGGTTTATTTACTACAATTAAACCTCATTCTAAGGGACTGGTTAACAACATTCGGAGACAGAAAAGCAAAcgaattttaaaaagcaagtaaGCACACATATGCAGTTGCTGATGAAATACATAGAAAACTATGACACAAATATAGTACAGTATTTTACCAACAAAATCAGCACAGACCCAGGCAAACAAAGAACTCATGAAGTCTAAAGAACATCTCTCACAACAGCCTCATAAGCCACAGTAGAGTTGCTAACACCCTGTGACAAACTTAGGTGCacaggaaaaatcccaacagTCCTTGTCTCACATCTTTGATCTAATTCTTATCCCCAAGGCTGGATCCTGGCTGTCTCACCCTCCTCTTTCAGATTCTAAAATAACCAAATGCCTTCAGCTCCCCAGAATTCTAAAACTCTGTGCAAATAATCACTTGGTTCCAGAGGAACCAGTGCTAATCACCATTAACCCTGAGAGCACATGAATCCCACGATTTCAAAGCTATTGTTCACCACACCCTCTCTGTTACACTCTGCTGTAAATGAACAGCTGCACAAATGTGGGGAGACTGAGGGCTCATTTTGGAATGAAGAGTTAAACCTCACTCAGGAAGAGCTCAGCtagaaacacactggcacaaGGGAAAACCTGGCACTACTGCACTGCTGTTCCCTACAGAGTCCTCACCGTATGGCCATACTGCAAGAGCAGCATCTTCTGTGTCACCACAAACTGAGCCTTCTTGTTCTTCACAACCAGGCTCCCCAGCAATCTGGACAAGACATCTGCCCTAACAAGATAACAACAAAACATCAGGAATCCCAGTTATTGCTGTCATGCTGCTCCTAATCATAGGAAAATCTGAGAGCAGCTATTTGCAACCAAGTCTCTAGAATACCTCTAAACTCAGATAGTGAGGCACTAATGGCAAAGAATGCTTTCACTTGTTTTACCACTGCATGTCATGATGTAGATACTTAAGAAATTGTGAAGGTTCTCCCTAAGAGGCAACAAGTAACTACTATTCCTTGAGTCTTTTAGAATATGGCAGTGTAAAAAACCACCTACACTAACACAGCACCCTTCAGATAGATTCTGCAAGTATTTGTGACAATTCCTGCCTTTGCTGTGGATCAGGTAGAAAACAGAGTTCTTACCCAGGTACTCTCTGCACAAAACCAAGGACCACTGCTTCCATCCAGCGGTCTGGCACACATTCCACCAAccagcagcacatcctctgCCAGATGCAGTCTGACTTGGTGAGGTCTGTCAGGCGGGGCACCAAAACTCCCAGAATTTCCTCTGAAGCACAAGAGAAAACAGTAAATACCCCAGATGGGCAGGGCTGGTACAACGGCATTTGAGACTGACCTGAGAATTTAGTTCTTTACAACACGAAGAAATACAACATACAGTTTTCAGTTCGAAATTGCTCCTGTAGTAGAAATACATCTAGAAACAgggaatcatttaggttggaaaagctctcTAAGACGATATATAACTGCTGtataacccagcactgccaaggccaaCACTAAATTGTGCTCCCAAATGGTACATCCACAcggcttttaaatccctccacAGATTTAGTGATTCCACCACtaccctgggcagcctcttccaatTCCTGACcactctttccatgaagaagTTTTCCTTAATATATAATCTAAAGCTCCCCAGCAcagtttgaggccatttcttcttgtcctgtcccttgtttcctgggagcagagcctgacacCCCACCTGGCCTGCACCCTCCTGTTAGGGAGTTGTGGAGTGAGAAGGTctcccctgagtctccttttctccaggctgagccccccaacCTgttcctcatcagacttgtgccTCAGaccctcccccagctctgctgctcttctttgTTCATGCTCAAACAAGAACTGGAGAGTTGACGGGTAATAATCACCTTAGGGAGCATATGGAACTGGCCAGaattccttcttcttcttccccagCCCTATTAACTACTGCATTCAGTGGCTTTGAAGTTCTAACCAAACCCAGACCAAAGGCTGCTCTCACAGGACGGCTACTGCatgtgggcagggagggacttACACTGCTATTCATAACTTTCAGACATGAAAAGCACTAAAAGACATTTAGTAGTCATATTTCAAATGGCAGAATAAGAATCTCCCCATCCCAATTCTCTTCCTGATGAGGGTGTTCTCTCATCAGTTTTTGAGAGAACAGGTCTCATTCATATAAACCAGCAGAAAAGCACCAACATCTACCAGACACAGCTGAGCAGCCTCAGAGAGCAGAGGGCAGCCTGTGCAGCCCAACTCAGAACAGCTCCAAATTAACTTACTGGTCTCCACTCCTATTGATCATCATCACAGTTAGCCTCCTATGCCAATACACTAGAACacttgccccctccccaaaagaGTATGGTAAAACACTCACTTTGCCTTCCATGAATGCACACCTTCCCCAGgacatgagaaagaaaagagatggaACAGTCCAAGCCACCTGGGATAAAACCAACATGAGCTTAAACAAGCGTGACACCAGTATCCTCCAACCAACCTTCAGAAGGAGGTGCAGAGACTTCCACAAGTGCTAAATTCTGAAAACACATTAACATTTTCTCTTCAATCATTATCTTCTCCTCCCTCCACTACCTGCCTTCAGGCACAAACCAGCATTCAGTATTAGTTACAGTGACAGGCAGAAGGCTAAAGCAACTCAGTCTCACTTTAATGCGATGCCACTGGTTGATTCAGTACCCATCTCCCAAACAATTCCTTCAGCACACAACTAAGCTATAGCAACAGAAGATGCTGCTTAATTGCTTGGAGGATTGCTGCTTTCAGTGTATTCCAAAAGGCCTCAGCCATCTTCCTCATTCCTGGGACTTTATGCTTTTACGATAGCCTGAAGAAGGAACACGAGGCTCTGTAACACTATTCATCTGTATTTcaagcagcagccatggggTCTAAGCACAAAACACTTCTTCAGAAAACGCAACCCCTACAGTACAGTCATCCTTGCAGCCTTACCCCGCAAAGAGTCGGAGATCTTCTCTAGCACCTGGAGAACTGCATCACCCAGGAGAGGGAAGTAGTTCTGTGGGAAGAACACTGGCGGGTTTTTCCCCTGGAGTTTATTGCTCACATGCTCTGGCAAACACACGATCTTGTTGACCAGGGAGTCCTGCAGCTCCGGACAgcctgcctgtgcctgctgctgacAGACCTCCCACAGTAACGCTGACACCCGGCCCTTCTGCAGGAATTGCTCCAGGACCTCAACTACCTCCCTCGGGTCAaggccagagctggaagaaaacaaCTGTAAGTTCCTGCCTCTTTTGAATGGTAAAAATAAGATTTGCATGCTACTGCTCTTCTGTTGTGGTATCACCACTGAAACGCCTCTTTTCTGTTacactggattaaaaaaaaatccaattaaagcgattttaatatatttttatctgcAGCTTCCTCCGCTCCAGACATTCTGGACCTTCAACAACCACGACTGAAAGAGCTCTGTGACTCTGCGGGACGCACAGCGTCGTGCGGGGTCTGAAGGCACTCAGGGCCGGGCAAGGGCTGCCCGCTCACCATCTCCGTCCCCCTCCGCACTTTAGCGCAGCTAAGGCACCCTGCTGCGCGCCGAGACCAACCCCGAGGAACCCCAGCCCGCCTCCCTGTCCCGGTGAGCCGGACTGACCCTGCCGAGCCAAGGGCCTCCAGCAAGACGCAGAGGACAAGGCCGGGCGGGCCCTCCAGGAAGCAGCGCTGCCACACACCCTCGGGCCGCGCCGCGCCAGGCGCCTGGGCCAGGCTGCGCAGGAAGGCGCCGAAGAGCGCCCGCTCCCGCTCCCCGAGGGCGGCTGGGCCGCCTGCCGCCGCCAGAGCGGCAGGCACTGCGCCCAGGGCCGCCGCTAGCCCgaccccggcccggcccagaGCCGCCACGGCCTCCCGCAGGATGGGCCCCAGCCCCGCGTCCACAGCGACTCCCGGCCCCGGCGGCGCCGCTGCAGTCGCCATGGCGCTGAGGAGAGCGCACAGCGGCCCCACTTCCACCCGCCCAGAGGAGCCGCCAATGAGCGGCGCCAGCCCACGGAAGGGGGGGACAAGCACCGCCTCCTTAAAGAGGCAGCGCCGCGACAcaatgcaggcagcacagccttctCAACCCTACTGCTTTATTCAGTAACTGCTTGTCCTACACAAGTACAAACACAACATGGCCCAAAAGGATACAAAGTCATACAAAACAAAAACGAAATCTGTATAGTATTCAGTGTACAACAGGTGGTAaattctttgtcttttcttgtGTGAACCCCAGTTAAACCAGCCAGCATCGTGGCTTCAAGTCTCCCACTCTACTTTGCAGTTTCCAAGGGGTTGGTGCTCAGTCGCTCATTTAGGACTTGTAAAAACACTCACACTGTTTCACACTGCGTTGAGTAGGAAATTTTTACCAATACCCTCAACGAAAAGGTGAAAGAAATCACTTAAAGGGGGCAATTAGAGAACACTGCATAGGATTTCCAGCTTCTTCTACATAGTGTCATGTTCACTGGGCTGGACCATTGTTTCTGTGGTGATTGCCTGGTGTAAGCGTAACAAAAGATCTTACTCTGTAGAAACTAACCATCTGGGGAACTGGAATAAAGCAACAATTCTGAACTGAATTAAGTCCCAGGCAGGTCTGGAACTCCAGCTGCCCTGAAAAATCCTGTGCTGGCACCTGGAGATCAAGGTATGCGGCTCACTTTCTTACTCACTGGGGTTCTGAACTAGCTCAAGATTTACATGCTGGTCTGTACAGCGTGCTAAGCGTTTACAATcaccaagcagcagctgctaagtggagaaaaagaggctgaaacatctttccctccctctatctggaaaagatgtttttgcagcctttaaaaatcaaagccatttttaaataatttcaattcAATGCTAGGAATCCAGAAGCCTCACAGTAAAGGTTACTGGCCAGGAATGGTGCTCTCTCCTCCTTCATTGCCTTCACTGCCAGGATTATCTCTCACTCCTCCTCACCCAGactcattattaaaaaaaaggtataatATTCCATCTGATGGGATTTAAgttaaaaagtaaaaagctGTCCAGTCCTTTTGCTTTATCTTGAGGAGTTTGAGCTGGAGCGGCTGCGATGGCGCCTTCGTCCAGGAGACCTGGATCGGGATCGCCGGCGAACAGGGGACCTGCGCCGAGGAGACCGGGACCTAGCAGGCAAGAAGGAGAAAGCTTCCATTAGGAGACAAGCAACAGGCTTGAGTAAATGGTCAGCTCAGCTaccaactttttaaaaacacttcccCACCTCCTGCCAAAATCCCTCACACATCATGGAAAAAGAGCTTGAGCAAAACACAACTCCAGAGAGGAGACAGCAGAAATATTCTGGCTATTCTCGCTCTGCCTAACAGCCAGAAAAAATGATTAATACCTGAACAACAGACAAGAAACTTATCTTCTTCCTCAAGGAAAATGAGCTCAGATCCTCCTTTACCTGTAGTCATCTTTGACTCCTGGAAGTGTGATATTCAGGGGAAGGATTTATCCAAATCCTTTCAAATTACAAGAAAGCTCCTTAGCGGAAGCTTACTCACTAAGTAGTTTAGCTTCAAGCTTCTCAGTACTACAACAGTCACAGCAGTATAGCTACTGCTATGACACAGAGGGTCCAGCTACAGAATACTAACAGAGCTTTGACAGGACACTAAAAGTTGGAGTAGGAAAGACAGCAAAGGAGGAGGGAATGGTAAATCTGCATCTGTGAGACCTCAGCGAAAGGTCTATTTAAAGGAGCAGCAAGAAGCCTCCTGGATCTTGTGCCACAGTTACTACTGCTCATTTTTAAACATGAGGCTCAGAGCTGTTCAGCAATCAAGTTACTACTGACAAGGAAGACATTTTGAAGACATGTAATCACCGAAGACTCAGAACAACTTACTAAAGCACAACCAGGCAGCTCCAAGCTGCGCAACTGTCAAGATCACACTCTGGAGCCAGTGTTCTCCATTGACCTGACACAGGACTGATTTTTGGTCATGTGCTCATTCAGAAGTAAGGGAGGGAGGTACAAGGGcttctgaaaaacaagaaactggcacagcctggcacaagTGTTCTGTTTCCACTTCACCTTGAAACCTTTATGCAGAAGGGGCTCCAGGGAACAGGCTGGAAAGGACGAGACCTTTCCCAGAGACTGTGCTTAGGGTGCAGACCAGAGCATGCACCCTGGAGCTAAGCAGCTAGAACTGCAACGCAGGTTCAACTGATGCCCAGAATGTGTTACTGTCACTTGGCAGGGCAAAGTCAAGTCCAACAGGATTGTCCCCGTGCCAAGTCTTTCAGCGATAAAGAGTTGCTagtgagaaagaaaagtgcTGTCTCAGctctcacctcctcctcatGCGAGGGGGTGACCTGCGCCACATTGGCGGTGGTGGCAGCATCCTCCTGGGGGGGCTGAAGCGTCTGGGAGGTGGTCGAGGCCgtggtgccagcacagctgtggctgtgatcTCCTGACCATCAATCTGGCCTTTTTAGGGAatcagagaaagagagaggagcaAGTATTTTCAACACTTACATATACACATCATATTACTGCTCACAGCTTTGTCAAAACCAACTGAAGTGGGATCAGCCCATGGTGCTCCACACCCTGCTCAGGGGCTATTCTGACTAAGTCCACACACTTACTAGACTTCTTTACCTAATCCCACCAAACTGTAGTTCAGACGTAAACCTGGAGAAGTTTTCATATaagcttaaaataattttttcactgttttgaaaaacagattaGTTTTAacagttctgtgatttcttGGATCTGTCCTGAACCTCACAAAAGCCATTTGGGCTGAAAATTGACAGTACTTTACATCAGTTCACTAAAGACATCCCTATCATCTCTAACTAATTTTCTGATCAAATACATCTACTCTGAAGACTTTTAAAAGCCCCCAGGCTCCTTGCAGGTCAATACTTACCTCCATCCATGTGTTTCAGGGCTTTCTCAGCATCATCTGGGTTCTCAAACTCCACATAAGCATAACCTTTGGAGAGGTGTGGGTTTAGCCTGTCAACTGGCATGTCAATCATTTTAATCTTTCCATAAGTGGAAAAGATTTCCATGATGTGATCctgaagaaagagagagagcaAGCCTTATGAACACAAAGCACACTCCCCAGCCAGGtctggctggcacagagcagtaAACCCACAGCACATCATTTTTACAGCAGCCTAAGTTTTTTACCCCTGAAGGCCTTCAAACTATATTTTAGCAAAGACAATTcaagccagcccagccctctgcAGACCCTTTATCAAGAACTGCCTGATATCCTTTATGGCTCCAAGGTGATTTCAGCTGTTGTCCCAAATTCTATAGTTTTCTTCCTAGTAAAGAAGGATATAACATCTGGAATACTGACAAAACAGACAGACTTCTGAAGCACCACAGTGTCTCAGAAGCCTTCATGGCATTTGACTCAGTAAAATCCTACTGAAGTTTTCTTCACCGATCAACCTGGACACAAAGAAACAATATGCAACAGCAACACCTTGGCAACACTCTAGTAACCAAGAAGTCCCAAGAGCTTTGAAAGAGCAACTCACACATTCTCACAGAAGAACTTGAATGCTTGACTACCAGGGTACATGCCATACCTTGGTCACATTTCTAGTGAGCCTTCCAACATGCACTTTTGTGGGTCTGGGTGATGGGCTCCGCCTCTTCCGCTCTTTTTCATCTCTCTTGGGTGGTTTGGACCTGATTTGGAcaacagaaaacatttacaGTTTTCAGAGAACATGCAGGACAAAATCAAAGCAAGTCATTATCACATgattaaaaataccatttttattGAAGGGCATCTTTGTCCTGAAGAAGTTACAGTGTCTGGGTGGTGGTGAGGGTGTTCCACTCAGAAACACCTCAAGACGTGCATTTGTCTTGTCTGCTTTAGCTTTAGAACCTTTTGAaatttgagaaatttttttttaaacttttcaacTTCACTGCAACTAGGGtaacaaatacaaaatttagCAAGTTCTTCTATGAAGTTCTGTTCATAGTTAAAGCATTTCCAAGTTGTTAACatgaaaaacattcttttcctCAACAACTGAAGAAGCAAAATAAGGCCTAATAAACATCACAGCATACTATAGCCAGGCAAATTAACAGATTCAATTATTTGAGTTTCTGTATCTTCCATTCATTACAGAGGtcctaaaatgttttaaaatctatttaaattaCCTGCATATCACAATGCctttgcagtttaaaaaaatctggacTAAAACTTTAAtctatagaaaaaaatcataaaatttatatttatgctTCTTCCTAATCTTCAAGTCCATAAATTGAGTGATACATTAAAAATCCCACACTGCCTTAAAGAGATTTTTATCGGCCTTCATCAccttaagaaaaggaaaaactgtaCACATATTAAGATAGTTCGATTCCCATGTCACCCTTACAGGGGGTTCCTCTGCCCTTCttcctattttattcttttataaataagaatatatacatatatacacatatatccTGATTTTAGCACTGACTTTTCTCTTAGTTGTGGCTGTAATTTACAGGAACTGAACAGCTTTACTCTGATTTAGGCCCATACTACTAAGGAAACACTGATTAAAACAGTCTctaaaaattacaatatttaaaatttttaaatccttaAAAATTAGGGTTTTAAtctctgttcctgcagggcATATGTTTGGATTCTGAGGAAATGGAGTATAACCATTCTAACAAAAATTCACATCTCTGAATTATGGGGAAATCAAATGGTCTTCAGAGAATAATCTGTTCCGATCACAATCTTGTATTCTACAAGGAATTAACTTGATATCTGGCAATTCCTAGAAGACAAATAAAACTCACTTGGAGCGAGATCGTCTCCTGTTGTCATGTCTCCGTCGAGAGGGACTGGGAGATCCAGAAGAGCTGCTTGAACTGGAACTGCGTGAGGTGCTGGAGCTCCCAGAGCGGCTTGAGGCAGAAGAGGAACTTGAGCCACTGCTAGAACCAGTGCTAGAACTGGAACCTGAGCTGGAAGTTGAGCTGGAACGGGATCTGTTTCAGATgggagaagaataaaaattagtGCAGTACCCAGAAAAACAACAGCTGAAAAACTTCTGACAACTA contains:
- the RNPS1 gene encoding RNA-binding protein with serine-rich domain 1 isoform X1, giving the protein MTPSPRAGAAPSPPPLASISRDGRGAAAASRMAPSPTKRKDRSEEKSKDRSKDKAATKESGEKDRGRDKTRKRRSASSGSSSTRSRSSSTSSSGSSSSTGSSSGSSSSSASSRSGSSSTSRSSSSSSSSGSPSPSRRRHDNRRRSRSKSKPPKRDEKERKRRSPSPRPTKVHVGRLTRNVTKDHIMEIFSTYGKIKMIDMPVDRLNPHLSKGYAYVEFENPDDAEKALKHMDGGQIDGQEITATAVLAPRPRPPPRRFSPPRRMLPPPPMWRRSPPRMRRRSRSPRRRSPVRRRSRSRSPGRRRHRSRSSSNSSR
- the RNPS1 gene encoding RNA-binding protein with serine-rich domain 1 isoform X2, whose product is MTVKDSAPSPTKRKDRSEEKSKDRSKDKAATKESGEKDRGRDKTRKRRSASSGSSSTRSRSSSTSSSGSSSSTGSSSGSSSSSASSRSGSSSTSRSSSSSSSSGSPSPSRRRHDNRRRSRSKSKPPKRDEKERKRRSPSPRPTKVHVGRLTRNVTKDHIMEIFSTYGKIKMIDMPVDRLNPHLSKGYAYVEFENPDDAEKALKHMDGGQIDGQEITATAVLAPRPRPPPRRFSPPRRMLPPPPMWRRSPPRMRRRSRSPRRRSPVRRRSRSRSPGRRRHRSRSSSNSSR